A part of Paenibacillus sp. 481 genomic DNA contains:
- the eutL gene encoding ethanolamine utilization microcompartment protein EutL, with product MRNEPIHAKVLGMKLISNVSHDMASKLELKPHHKSLGIITADIDDVTYAALDEATKAAMVDVVYAKSMYAGSANASTKLAGEVIGMIAGPSPDEVRSGMNAIVDFIEGGAHFISANEDNSITYFAHCVSRTGTYLSQTANIKEGEALAYLIAPPLEAMYALDAALKAADVTIATFFGPPSETNFGGALLTGSQSACKAACDAFAAAVQFVADNPTNY from the coding sequence ATGAGAAACGAACCGATTCATGCAAAGGTGTTGGGCATGAAGCTCATTTCCAACGTAAGCCATGATATGGCGAGCAAGTTAGAGCTGAAGCCACACCATAAAAGCTTGGGCATTATTACAGCTGACATCGACGATGTCACATATGCGGCGCTTGATGAAGCAACGAAAGCAGCTATGGTTGACGTGGTCTATGCCAAGAGCATGTATGCCGGATCTGCGAATGCTTCAACGAAGCTCGCTGGTGAGGTCATCGGCATGATAGCTGGACCTAGTCCGGATGAAGTGCGCAGCGGGATGAACGCTATCGTTGATTTCATCGAGGGCGGCGCACATTTTATAAGTGCTAATGAGGATAACAGCATTACGTATTTCGCGCATTGTGTCTCCCGCACAGGTACGTATTTGTCCCAGACGGCCAACATCAAAGAAGGCGAAGCACTTGCGTACTTGATCGCTCCTCCATTGGAAGCGATGTATGCGCTTGATGCGGCGTTGAAAGCGGCAGACGTCACGATTGCCACCTTCTTCGGCCCACCTTCCGAGACGAATTTCGGCGGGGCTCTGCTGACGGGAAGTCAATCAGCTTGCAAAGCGGCATGTGATGCCTTTGCAGCAGCTGTGCAATTCGTCGCAGATAACCCGACGAATTATTAA
- the eutC gene encoding ethanolamine ammonia-lyase subunit EutC: MNEKDLKTMIESILNEMVGAVPAKADTKSDAKPATDVAADVVVDAVASAVAMSAEQLAQPTLGEQVHGQEQVQVSVPSQVPMQGDVQGHVQANGSTNMQDHAQAHLDSGECLDDITEIDLRKLLLVPDPEDREGYMKMKAKTPARLGVWRAGPRYKTITSLRFRADHAAAQDAVFSYVSEEFVKEMNLVPVATMCRDKDEYITRPDLGRQFSAATIEDIKQNTTKQAKVQLMVGDGLSSAAIEANLRDIVPAIIQGLKMYGFEIGNILFVKHCRVPSMDVIGDVTEADVVCLLVGERPGLVTAESMSAYIAYKPTVGMPEARRTVISNIHSGGTPAVEAGAHIAELIKTMIDRKASGIELKL, encoded by the coding sequence ATGAACGAAAAAGATTTGAAGACGATGATTGAATCGATTTTGAACGAGATGGTGGGCGCGGTGCCGGCAAAGGCTGACACGAAATCTGACGCGAAACCTGCGACGGATGTAGCGGCAGATGTAGTTGTAGATGCGGTTGCGAGTGCAGTTGCAATGTCTGCTGAGCAGTTGGCGCAGCCGACACTTGGCGAACAAGTGCATGGACAGGAGCAGGTGCAGGTGAGCGTTCCGTCGCAAGTGCCAATGCAGGGCGATGTACAAGGCCATGTACAAGCGAATGGGTCAACGAATATGCAGGATCACGCCCAGGCTCATCTGGACAGTGGTGAATGTCTGGATGATATTACGGAGATCGATTTGCGCAAGCTATTGCTCGTTCCTGATCCAGAAGATCGTGAAGGTTATATGAAAATGAAGGCAAAAACACCAGCACGTCTTGGCGTATGGCGTGCAGGTCCGCGCTATAAGACGATTACGTCACTGCGATTCCGCGCTGACCATGCTGCTGCACAGGATGCTGTATTCTCTTACGTGTCCGAAGAGTTTGTAAAAGAAATGAACCTTGTCCCAGTAGCAACGATGTGCCGCGATAAGGATGAATATATTACACGTCCAGACTTGGGCCGTCAGTTCTCGGCAGCAACGATTGAAGATATCAAGCAGAACACGACGAAACAGGCTAAGGTGCAGTTGATGGTCGGTGACGGCTTAAGTTCGGCAGCGATCGAAGCGAATTTGCGCGACATTGTGCCAGCTATTATACAAGGTCTTAAGATGTATGGCTTTGAGATCGGCAATATCTTGTTCGTGAAGCATTGTCGTGTTCCTTCCATGGATGTGATCGGTGACGTGACTGAGGCCGATGTAGTCTGCTTGTTGGTTGGTGAGCGTCCAGGACTCGTTACAGCAGAATCGATGAGTGCCTACATTGCTTACAAGCCGACTGTCGGAATGCCTGAAGCGAGACGTACGGTTATCTCGAACATTCACTCGGGCGGAACGCCTGCGGTGGAAGCAGGGGCGCACATTGCAGAATTGATTAAGACGATGATTGACCGTAAAGCATCTGGTATTGAATTGAAACTATAG
- a CDS encoding BMC domain-containing protein, whose protein sequence is MRNFALGLVEVDGYLGAIAALDAALKAANVTCIGMEKVNAGIMTVKLSGDVGAVQAAVAAGAETAAQLKVLLRHHVIARLHEETAAMMLGLKDESASEQQPEIAKEVSDHTKADAMLEVDVATTAKADGADTPVSTEATEASASEVNVPGTSIQDTSIQGISNQDADTQDTTFKESGTQTGANQPMTSAFSEQMKVAEQVEAIANVASLKPTASSIVKRSKNKNKASS, encoded by the coding sequence ATGAGAAATTTTGCGTTAGGTTTAGTGGAAGTTGACGGTTATCTAGGAGCTATTGCCGCTCTGGATGCCGCTTTGAAGGCAGCAAATGTGACTTGCATTGGCATGGAAAAAGTGAATGCCGGAATTATGACAGTCAAGTTAAGCGGTGATGTTGGGGCCGTGCAAGCGGCTGTAGCTGCCGGAGCGGAGACTGCTGCGCAATTGAAGGTGCTACTGAGACATCATGTGATTGCAAGGCTGCATGAGGAGACTGCTGCTATGATGCTCGGTCTGAAGGATGAGAGTGCGAGTGAACAGCAGCCGGAGATCGCGAAGGAAGTTAGTGATCATACAAAGGCAGATGCGATGCTCGAAGTAGATGTAGCTACTACTGCAAAGGCAGATGGGGCAGATACGCCTGTCTCCACAGAAGCGACGGAAGCAAGCGCGTCGGAGGTAAATGTTCCAGGTACAAGCATCCAAGACACAAGCATTCAAGGCATAAGTAATCAGGATGCAGATACTCAAGATACAACTTTTAAAGAATCAGGCACACAAACTGGTGCTAATCAGCCAATGACTTCTGCGTTTAGCGAGCAAATGAAGGTGGCAGAGCAGGTTGAGGCGATTGCAAATGTAGCTTCGCTAAAGCCGACTGCCTCATCCATAGTGAAGCGTTCGAAGAACAAAAATAAAGCCAGCTCTTAA